The nucleotide window CATGGGAACCTCGGTGCCCTCGATATTGCCGACCAGCGCGGCGGCCGACTGGCGCGGCGGGCCGTAGCTGATGAACTCGGCCGCGCGGGCCTGCGGCTCGGGCGAGGTCGAGTAGGTCACGAACTCCTTGGCGGCCTCGAGATGCGGCGCGCCCTTGGGGATGACCCAGCCTTCCATCTCGTAGATCTGGCCGTCCCAGACGATCTTGAAGGGCTTGCCCTCTTTCTGCGCGGCGTCGAAGATCCGGCCGTTGAAGGCAAAGGCCATGCTGACCTCGCCATCGGCCAGAAGCTGCGGCGGCTGCGCGCCGGCTTCCCACCAGATCACGTCGTTCTTGATGCTGTCGAGCTTGGCGAAGGCGCGGTCGACACCCTCGGGGGTGCCCAGCAGCTCATAGACCTGATCGGGTGCCACGCCATCGGCCATCAGCGCGAATTCCAGGTTGAACTTGGCGCCCTTGCGCATGGTGCGCTTGCCGGGGAATTTGGCGGTGTCGAAGAAATCCGCCGCGCCGGCCGGCTTGGCATCGGGGAATTTCGTGTCGTCATAGGCCAGGATCATCGAATAGACATCGGTGCCGACGAAGCAGTCGGTCACGGCGCCCTCGATGAAATCCTCGGTCGCCGCCGTGCCATCGGCGGCCGGGGCCAGGATCGCCGGGTCGATCTCCTCCAGCAGCCCCTCGTCGCAGAGGCGCACCGCGTCGGCATATTCGACCGAGGCCACGTCAGTGGTGACATTGCCCGCCTCGACCTGCGCCTTGAGCGGCGTCGCGGGGTTGTCGGCATCGGCGATGGAAACCTTGATGCCGGTCTTTTCCTCGAACGGCTTGGCATAGGCCTGGACATGGCTGTTGCCGTAGGCACCGCCCCAGGACAGCAGGTTCACCTGCTTGTCCTGCGCATGGGCGGTCGCCGCGACGGCAACCAGCGCAGAGGTCAGGATCAGCGTGCGTTTCATCGTAACTCCTTGACTTGTAAGCGAAATCATACCGGATCGAGGGCGCGGGCATCCTCGGGGTGCCAGCCGATGCGGATGGTCTGGCCCGGCGACAGCCGGACCTGGCCAAGCGTGTTGCGGTATTTCATGACGAAACCGTCCTGGCCGGCGACATGCAGCCGCGCGCGCAGGATATCGCCCATATAGATCACATCGCGCACCTGCGCCTCGATGGTATGGGCGCCGGCGGGCATCAGCTCGGGCTTGAACTCCACCCGCTCGGGCCGGATCGAGACGGTGGTGGTCTGCCCGACCTCGCGGATATTGACGGCGGTGGCGTCGATCAGCTCGCCATTGCCGAGCCGCACCAGCGCCTTGTCGCCGTCGAGCTGCTCGATGCTGCCGCGCAGGGCGTTGTTCTCGCCGATGAAGCCGGCGACGAAGCTGTTGCCGGGCTGTTCGTAAAGCACCGGTGGCGGCGCCAACTGCTGGATGCGGCCGTCGTTGAACACGGCGATGCGGTCCGACATGGTCAGCGCCTCGCCCTGGTCATGGGTGACATAGACCACGGTGATGCCCAGCCGGTCGTGCAGCGCCTTGATCTCGAATTGCATGTGCTCGCGCAGCTGCTTGTCGAGCGCGCCCAGCGGCTCGTCCATCAGCACCAGCTTGGGATCGAAGACCAGCGCCCGGGCCAGCGCGATGCGCTGCTGCTGGCCGCCCGAAAGCTGCGCCGGGCGGCGGGTCTTGAACTTGCCCATCTGCACCATGTCCAGCGCGCGGCTGATGCGGCTCTCGCGCTCGGCCTTGGACATGCCGCGCACTTCCAGCGGAAAGGACAGGTTCTCGCCCACCGTCATGTGCGGGAAAAGCGCGTAGTTCTGGAACACCATGCCGATGCCGCGCTTGTGCGGCGGCACGTCGTTGATGTTCCTGCCGTCGAGCCGGATTTCGCCATGCGTCGCCGTCTCGAATCCGGCCAGCATCATCAGGCAGGTGGTCTTGCCCGAGCCGGACGGGCCGAGCATGGTCAGGAATTCGCCCTTGCCGATGGAAAGGTTCAGGTCTTTGACGACAAGTGTCTGGCCGTCATAGCTTTTCTGGACATGGTCAAAGACAACGAACGCGTCGTTGCCGGATTGCGCTGTCACGATGCGGGCCCCCTGTTTCTATTGGTTCTTTGTTCCGCCGGATCAGACTAATCGGCGGTCCTTGCCGATTGCAACCGGCTTCTGCGGGGGCACACGGAACCGGCGCGACGAATGTCATGTCTGGCCGCGTCACCGGCCTTTCGCTCGGCGTCAAGATCAGCTTGCGGCCGGCAGGGCGCGCGGCCGCCCGGCCTCGTCCAGGGCCACGAAGACGAAGGTGGCCTGCGTCACCTTCTGCGTCTCGGCCCCGTCGCGCGAGCGGCGCCAGGCCTCGACATGCAGTTGCATGGAACTGCGCCCCTCGCGCAGGATGCGGGCAAAGACCGACACCTCGTCGCCGACCTTGACCGGCAGGTGAAAGCTGAAGCTGTCCACCGCCACCGTGGCGCAACGCCCCCGCGCCCGCCGCGCGGCGACATTGCCCGCCGCCAGATCCATCTGCGACATCAGCCAGCCGCCGAAGATGTCGCCCGAGGGGTTGGTATCGGCCGGCATGGCCATGGTGCGAATCGCCGGCTGGTCCTGCGGATAGTCGTCCTGTGTCATACGCATCCCTTGTTGCTTGCCCGCCGCTTGCCAAGGCGCCAAAACGGCCGCCCGCGCAGGCTGGCCCGCCGCCGCGGGTGCCGTCAATGCCCCGCGGGATCAGCGGAAGCGATCCGGGCCGACCTCGGGATCGGCGTGGCCGTCGATGCGCCGCGCGGGCACTTCGGCAGCGAGGTCAGGTCGAGACGATCCGATGATGCGCCGGGACGGGTCGCGGCAGGAACACGTGGCCGGTGCGCAGCCGCCGCTGGCCGGCGCGGCGCGCGGCGGTCACGACTTTTTCGCCCAGGCCATTTCGCCCGGCGGCAGCGCCGGCGGCTGGTAGAGCCCGGCCATGCCGCCACGGTCCCGAGTCAGCACCGACAAGGCGCCATTCGCCTCGATGATGGCGAACTTGATCTCGTTCAGGTCGGTGATGCCCTTTTCACGCAGCTTCAGATAAAGCTCGCCCTCGCCCATGCCCAGGCGGCGCAACCGGCCCCCGTGCACCCGCCCCTCGGTGACGACGATGCGCGGCCGGCCTTCGAAGATCCGCGACAGCAGGTCCGAGGACAGGATCGCCTCGTCCA belongs to Paracoccus sp. TOH and includes:
- a CDS encoding YetF domain-containing protein; its protein translation is MLEELNRIFLGDQQLRFAWEVFLRTLIIYFYTLALMRWLGGRTVAQLSIVEFLLVIAIGSAVGDSLFYPDVPMLPAMFAIFLVAAFNKLVDEAILSSDLLSRIFEGRPRIVVTEGRVHGGRLRRLGMGEGELYLKLREKGITDLNEIKFAIIEANGALSVLTRDRGGMAGLYQPPALPPGEMAWAKKS
- a CDS encoding acyl-CoA thioesterase yields the protein MTQDDYPQDQPAIRTMAMPADTNPSGDIFGGWLMSQMDLAAGNVAARRARGRCATVAVDSFSFHLPVKVGDEVSVFARILREGRSSMQLHVEAWRRSRDGAETQKVTQATFVFVALDEAGRPRALPAAS
- a CDS encoding polyamine ABC transporter substrate-binding protein: MKRTLILTSALVAVAATAHAQDKQVNLLSWGGAYGNSHVQAYAKPFEEKTGIKVSIADADNPATPLKAQVEAGNVTTDVASVEYADAVRLCDEGLLEEIDPAILAPAADGTAATEDFIEGAVTDCFVGTDVYSMILAYDDTKFPDAKPAGAADFFDTAKFPGKRTMRKGAKFNLEFALMADGVAPDQVYELLGTPEGVDRAFAKLDSIKNDVIWWEAGAQPPQLLADGEVSMAFAFNGRIFDAAQKEGKPFKIVWDGQIYEMEGWVIPKGAPHLEAAKEFVTYSTSPEPQARAAEFISYGPPRQSAAALVGNIEGTEVPMGPNLPTFADNMKQALASNLDFWVDHDAELQERFNAWLAAN
- a CDS encoding ABC transporter ATP-binding protein — encoded protein: MTAQSGNDAFVVFDHVQKSYDGQTLVVKDLNLSIGKGEFLTMLGPSGSGKTTCLMMLAGFETATHGEIRLDGRNINDVPPHKRGIGMVFQNYALFPHMTVGENLSFPLEVRGMSKAERESRISRALDMVQMGKFKTRRPAQLSGGQQQRIALARALVFDPKLVLMDEPLGALDKQLREHMQFEIKALHDRLGITVVYVTHDQGEALTMSDRIAVFNDGRIQQLAPPPVLYEQPGNSFVAGFIGENNALRGSIEQLDGDKALVRLGNGELIDATAVNIREVGQTTTVSIRPERVEFKPELMPAGAHTIEAQVRDVIYMGDILRARLHVAGQDGFVMKYRNTLGQVRLSPGQTIRIGWHPEDARALDPV